tGTCAAAAAATtttggttataatttttttcccaaaTTGGTGGTGCAAAACCTGTATGGTTTATTACATAGACTGTTAAATCCACCCTAGTATCCTGCCTTTTGTGTACATTGTTTTGTAGCTTACTGTTCTTACAAACTTACATGCTGctgtaaataaaatgaaaagagtCAGACAACATATAGAAATGTTGACTAAAAGCCTGTTCAAGATGTTCTAGTTATATAAGCTCAAATCACATCTTTGTAGTGTTGTCTTTTAATCCTCTACCAGTTCAGCATGGCATCTGTTACCACTTACCAGCGATTAATTCCTTACCTGACAGGCTGACACTGAAACTTGGTGACAGGGAATCCCAATATCTCAAGCTCACCTGCACTTGTAGCTAACTTCACATTTGTGGCTCGCGACTCCGCCACTGGAAAAGCAGCCCCAATCAACCAGATCTCACCTGAAAGTGAGCAAGAAAGATTGCTCTGGGAAGAAGCAGAAGAGAGGAACAAATTTAGGAAAAGAATGAAACAAGAACAGAAACATGGAGAGAGTGAAGACCCTGCTAGGCTCAAAGCACTACTGGCCGAAGGGCGTATCTTCTGTGACATGCCAGCATTGGCCAACAGAGATAGTGTCCTGATGAAGGATACTTGCCTACAGAACTCTTTTATCTGTCAGCCACAGCAAAGAAACATCCATGGTCGTATCTTTGGGGGATTCTTGATGAGAAGAGCGTTTGAACTTGCCTTTTCAACTGCTTATGCCTTTGCTGGTGCAGCACCTCATTTCCTAGAAGTTGatcatgttgatttttttaaacctGTAAGTACTCATCACAGACACTATTTgttctaaatatttaatgaacTGCATTTCCTCATTTCCTGAATGGTATTGATGTTAAAATCAGTTGTACCTTCTGGAAGTTTTCTTTCATCAATGAAATTGTCTAGGGGAACAGAATCATCATGACCTCATTtatgtgattttctttttctgatgACCTACtttgtttattttcatattatcaTCAATTTGGATTATTTAGCACCTTTTGATAAAGTTTATATATCAACAGAAAAGAACAATTTTATTGACATTTAAACAGGACATTCAACTGAAAACAACTTGATGATGCAGGTGGACGTTGGAAATTTCCTTCGTCTCAAGTCTTGTGTTCTGTACACGGAACTTGACAACATAGCTGAACCCCTGGTGAATGTGGAAGTTGTTGCACATGTGACAAAGCCTGAGCACCGCTCAAGTGAGGTGAGcactataattataatataatatgaaatatttacttAAAGTTTCTGGATACACATAAATTTCCTTCTCATAAAATTTTAGTAATGGAAAGATATATCAGAAAAGTTGTCTTctgtgatttttttgtttttttcagtGAGAGCAAAGAGTTCCATGGAGTGTTGTCAGCAAATTCctgtctaattttattttgttacaatTACTCAATTAGGATGGATAATAATTAGTAAGCTAACATCAAATTATATATCTATTATCTATCGAGGGATCTAACTCAGTTGGTTGAATAGAGTATGCAAGTTTTTGTAAACCCTTTGGTACAATAATATTTGTCTTCGAttcccacaaataaaataaaataaaaaattatataactattATCTAATGGAATACAAAAATGAATGCCTCATTTTCATTTGAGATTCACATGTTCATATATCTagtaattttcatttcattccatGCTCTTCTTAAAACAGGTATCTAACAGATTCTACTTCACATTTGGTGTTGATCCTGTGGCCATTAAAAATGGGTTGAGGCTTCTACATGTTGTTCCTGCTACAGAAGAGGAAGCACGGAAGGTGCTTGAACGCATGGATGCTGAGAACCTGAGTTTGGTTAAAAAAGATGGTAATCTAAACGTTGTCAAGGAGAACAAGTGTACGGAGAAAACAAATCTCTGATATAGCACCTGTAGAACTTTCTTAGTAGTTGTGGATTGAACTACAGAGCGATTttgaagggtttttttttttttttttccattcacGATTAGAGGCAAAAAGATAATAGCTTCTCTTGGTGGTTCAATAGAGGAGGCAACACAATTCTCAAACCTTtagaaatcaataataataatcgcAATTTCCTTAATCAACGTGTCAAACACCTCAAGTCTTCGAATAGCTATGAGAAAGAGACAATGTTTCTTTCATCACGAATATTAATATTTACTGATGATGACATTTAAGACTGCATTGACTCCTTCCTTTGATAGATAGTAACACTTGATGATGCCATTGCCACTCACTGTGGCCACAACACACTAAAGTCCAAACTGAAGTCACAATCCTATATTTCCCAGTATCAGAGTCTGGTTAGATTTAATGTTCTTGGTAGTAAAAGTCACTGGCAAAAATGGCATCTTTCTAAAAACTAGAGACTTTTACAATTGAAACAACTTTTATTATGGTGCCCCACATACAACTTGTGTATTAGTAATTTCAACTTATTCACACAATCCTCAATTTACGAAAGTTAAGAAAAAAGCAAATCTAAAATTTGTCATTGATCATTTGTGAATACAAATATAGAGAAGCAGCCAACCTAGCACAAAAGTAGAAAAGAATGCACTCATTATATAATCTAGGCAGTAAAACATATACAGAGCTACATAGGCAGGAAAACAAGAGCTATGATAGCATGAGCTTTGTTTCATCATCATAGGGGTAAAGCTGGGTTTCTGGTTCAGTGAGATTTGAGTGAAAATGTCACTTCACatgataatatttggatgatgaaaATCCAACCCATCAATGACCAAACATGCCCAAACTACTTCAACCTGTTACATCTGGGTCAGATTGGCTTTGAGAGGTTAATCAGATTCAGAGGAATCAGATGGTTGCTTACCAATAATTTCAGGGAAAAAGGTTTGCATTATAGGATTTGCAGGCATTACAGATTGACGGGAACCAACCAACGTCCTCTCATTTACTTTACCAATTTCCTTGCAAACACCATCTAGGATTGAAAGGAAATCCCTCACAACCATGAAAATTCTAAATGGATGAGCTTCTTCCTTTGCTGAATTTCCATGGAAATACTCAGTTATCTCCTTCACTGAAGAGAGGGCATTTTTCTCTTGGCCCTGGATTGTTGAAATCTCTTGCTCTCCCCTCTCCAAGAAACATTTCATTGCGTCAGAAAATTTTTGGTTAGTTTCTTTCAAAGGTGACTCCTCGTTCAATTTTACAACTTGCACAATTTTTTCGATTCCTCTGGCAAGTTTAGCAACATCACTACTGAGCATGTCCGAATCCATAGCAGCTGTTTTCTTAACATTGGTGAGCTCCCCACTCAAACCTGAAACAACTTGCAGACCAAGCTTTTTGAAGTCAACCTCATCTTGAAGAGTATATTGGTGGTCATTGTCAGCGGCATGGTTATTGTTAGAACCAGAAATATGAGAACCCTCAGTTCTAACAATTTCCCATACAACGAAATGTAAGAGAGTGGTCTTTCCATCAGTCCCTTTAATATCAACTAACTTCAAAAGTGTGTCCAGTTTGAACGCATGAGCATCACCACGATTGGTTCCAACATTCATTCGATTTCCTGTTCTGAGAACAGCTTCGAGTATCTTCAGAAACATGCGGCTTTTCCTTAATTCCTCACAGGCCACCTGTGGAAAAGGATGAAATATGAGAACCACGGGTACATTGGTAAAAATTGATATCAGTCAGGCTACACATACAAGTCTGTTTTGTGTTTCCTAATCACAATGGAAAAAGGATCATTTTGGAGATTTCTATCTTgggtaatcttttttttaaaaaaaaaggataatacTGTGGATGCTAGAATAAAAAATGAGCTGAAAATTCAGCTCCTTTGATACtgaatataaacataaaatgagattttggaaagCTAGAATAAGAAGCTGAAAATATTACCAACATTTAGCTCCTTTGATACTGAAAGGTCAATCTGGTTCATAATATCCCAAAACacatttaagaaaacaaaatgatcAAATTGAGAGAGATAAATGAGATCAGAATATATATACCTCCAGAGTTTCAAAGGACTTCTTAAGGTATTCTAATTCAGAATCAAAGTTTGCAATGTAGAGCATAGCATCCACTCTCTTAAAAGCAAAAGGTATATCAAGCACGACTTTAAGAAATTTCTCAGCCGGGCCAAGCTTGAAGGGCGATTCATCTTGAAACTCCTTCAGCTTAGATTCTTCATCTTTAGTTGGAGCCATCTTCAATAAACTTTCAAGAAGTTCCGTCCCCAACGTATCACAATTGCCTATAGACAGCAAAATGAGGCTTAAACATTTCCCCCAAAAACATACAGCCACTAAcgaggagaaaaagaagaagataaacaGAGTTTAACAAGGAACAACGTTGCATAACTTTTCTTATAGTAGGAGCAAAGTTTGATGTTGAGCCATAAGACCATGAACTACACAAAAAAGCAGTAAAGACCAATGaagaatacaaataataaataagttttacaTGCCATTCCGTGATTGATACATAAACAAGAACACAATAGGCATATACACGTGCATAATGGTAATAAAATGACAACAAAGCATAAGCAGtgcagtataaaaaaattacaaaaagaactacatctttatgtttaaaataaaataaattggtaGAAACTGTGAGCATAGAAGACAAAGTGGATCATCACCTTCCCTAAGAGCATCACAAACTTCATCAATAGTCACATTCAGCGCTCTAAGCAAAATGGCAATGTTCTGAGACTTCTTAGGGTCAAGCACCCTATTCTCCAAGGGCATTGGAGACGCAGAATGAACTACTTGACGCCGAGGATTATGATTATCTCTAATCGCAACACCGAAACCCTCCttggaattattattattattatttaccatGAAAAGTGTTTCAATCATGTCCTCGTTCAACCTGCACCACGAATCATTAAAACAAAACCCAACACAAGTAACAACatataaacataatatatatatatatatatatatatatatatatatatatatatatatatatatatgtgtgtgtgtgtgtgtgtgtgtgtgtgtgtaaaacaTTATTTGACAAAGTCGAATGACGTAAACATGTCTTACTGAAAAGAACTTGGTCCCAAGCGATCCCAAACCATGACCCTGTCCGAGCTGGCCTTAACTTTGTCCCAATGTAAAGCTTTCAACTTTGGCTTCGGAGTCTCCTCACTCTCGTTCCTAAAAGTAACACTTTTATCAACCGGAGCCTCCCAAAACTGCGGCGGTGGCGGAGGAGGTGGCGGCGGAGGAGTAGGTAAATCGGTGGCCGCTGGAGAATTTTTCCCCTGAGATGGAACATGCCATTCTTCCCTCGGagaagaagaggatgaagagaaagaaggggAAGCAGGGTTGTTGTTCGGTGGCAATGATTTAACACTTGGGGGGCTGAAATTCAGAGAAGGGGAACGAGAAAAAGAGAGTGAATTGGAGCGTGGGTAAGAAGGGGTTCGAGAAGTGAAGCTTCTGGAACCGAATTTATCCACGTGGAAAACACGTGAGCTGGAAGCAACAACAccagaaggagaaggagaactCTTTTGTTGTTTGTTAATGTTCCCACCAGAAGAACCACTTGGAGAAAAAAactgttcttcttcttcttcttcttcattttccttttctatgATATCTTTATCATTATTCTCTTCTTCAGTGGTCCATGGTTTGAATTTGTGACGTGGCAATGGCGGCAGCGGGTTGAGCTCTGGCGAGTCGCCGAGTTTCTGATACGGTGGCCGAAAACTTTCATGGTGGCTGGAGCTTGAGTcagtggttgttgttgttgtagttgaggtggtggtggtggttacGGAGTTCGCCACCGTGCCGAGGTAGAGAAGCTCCGATGTGGGACTCGTTTTGCCGCGGGGTTTACGGTCGGCGCCGTCGGAGGCGGCGGTGTTCGGCGGGAACAGGCGGAGGCTGTCCGATCTCGAGGCCttgtcgtcgtcgtcgtcgtcgttgACATCAGAGGAG
This region of Glycine max cultivar Williams 82 chromosome 7, Glycine_max_v4.0, whole genome shotgun sequence genomic DNA includes:
- the LOC100805292 gene encoding acyl-coenzyme A thioesterase-like protein, with translation MHPFRNPKPCLSLFHHLFRFRITPTTNSPYPTIPSNHFSTDSSTTYPTTTKTTTSVSIDAGSSNRKPISLWPGMFHSPAIYALWEARSSVFENPVLSNGPSVLKTPSRSRTCIFYNFSEDHMLREQYRNPWNHIRMGKLVEDFDALAGTVAFKHCSNEDGTARPLLLVTASVDKMVLKKPIHIEADLTIVGAVSWVGRSSMEIQLELTQSAQGNPNISSSPALVANFTFVARDSATGKAAPINQISPESEQERLLWEEAEERNKFRKRMKQEQKHGESEDPARLKALLAEGRIFCDMPALANRDSVLMKDTCLQNSFICQPQQRNIHGRIFGGFLMRRAFELAFSTAYAFAGAAPHFLEVDHVDFFKPVDVGNFLRLKSCVLYTELDNIAEPLVNVEVVAHVTKPEHRSSEVSNRFYFTFGVDPVAIKNGLRLLHVVPATEEEARKVLERMDAENLSLVKKDGNLNVVKENKCTEKTNL
- the LOC100805292 gene encoding acyl-coenzyme A thioesterase-like protein isoform X1, with translation MLVLLTANPLVYGQGCSIPLPYTLSGKPDLPFSKTPFSPMAPPFSKHPPGAGLAFSITSQKITCFASSIGIHGITSGWASSSRISTLLLHCSNEDGTARPLLLVTASVDKMVLKKPIHIEADLTIVGAVSWVGRSSMEIQLELTQSAQGNPNISSSPALVANFTFVARDSATGKAAPINQISPESEQERLLWEEAEERNKFRKRMKQEQKHGESEDPARLKALLAEGRIFCDMPALANRDSVLMKDTCLQNSFICQPQQRNIHGRIFGGFLMRRAFELAFSTAYAFAGAAPHFLEVDHVDFFKPVDVGNFLRLKSCVLYTELDNIAEPLVNVEVVAHVTKPEHRSSEVSNRFYFTFGVDPVAIKNGLRLLHVVPATEEEARKVLERMDAENLSLVKKDGNLNVVKENKCTEKTNL
- the LOC100786203 gene encoding formin-like protein 2, with product MCAPFNILVLLLSLLLTSSSCSSSSFSQPRRVLHQPLFPRISVPPAQAPSYLSPEPQPKQQHLQPKLPFSSISSSSPPPPQKSFFPSYHSPPLPPSPAVLATFPANISSLLLPRPISRHHRSAAALAVSLSLCSLALLAAAAAFLLHHRRRTHSSSDVNDDDDDDKASRSDSLRLFPPNTAASDGADRKPRGKTSPTSELLYLGTVANSVTTTTTSTTTTTTTDSSSSHHESFRPPYQKLGDSPELNPLPPLPRHKFKPWTTEEENNDKDIIEKENEEEEEEEQFFSPSGSSGGNINKQQKSSPSPSGVVASSSRVFHVDKFGSRSFTSRTPSYPRSNSLSFSRSPSLNFSPPSVKSLPPNNNPASPSFSSSSSSPREEWHVPSQGKNSPAATDLPTPPPPPPPPPPQFWEAPVDKSVTFRNESEETPKPKLKALHWDKVKASSDRVMVWDRLGPSSFQLNEDMIETLFMVNNNNNNSKEGFGVAIRDNHNPRRQVVHSASPMPLENRVLDPKKSQNIAILLRALNVTIDEVCDALREGNCDTLGTELLESLLKMAPTKDEESKLKEFQDESPFKLGPAEKFLKVVLDIPFAFKRVDAMLYIANFDSELEYLKKSFETLEVACEELRKSRMFLKILEAVLRTGNRMNVGTNRGDAHAFKLDTLLKLVDIKGTDGKTTLLHFVVWEIVRTEGSHISGSNNNHAADNDHQYTLQDEVDFKKLGLQVVSGLSGELTNVKKTAAMDSDMLSSDVAKLARGIEKIVQVVKLNEESPLKETNQKFSDAMKCFLERGEQEISTIQGQEKNALSSVKEITEYFHGNSAKEEAHPFRIFMVVRDFLSILDGVCKEIGKVNERTLVGSRQSVMPANPIMQTFFPEIIGKQPSDSSESD